Within the Bacteroidales bacterium genome, the region TCCTGCGGAGCATCTTCCTGTTCCAGATCCATGGCAAGGGGAAACGTGCGGATGCCCTGTTGGCTGAGTTCATCTGCAAGTTCCTGCAGCTTGTCTTTGTTCCTGGCCACAAGGGAAAGATCAATGCCTTCTTCCGCCAGCCTGGTGGCTATTTCTTTCCCGATTCCGCGGGTTGCTCCGGTGATAATGGCTTTTCTGTTCATAAGAATAAAAATTGATTAAAGGTTTGGGTGAAGATAATCATTGCTGTAGATTAAAGCAAGATGGATGGGCAGAATCATTCCTGCATTTCAGGCATTCCTTTTTTATCTGTGGCCAACTTCACAAAAAAAGGGCTGCATCTCTGCAGCCCTCTCCAATTCTTCATTTATTAACCTTAAAATTTTAATAGCATGACGATACAAATGTAAGCATTATTTTAATACGGCGCAAATATATTTTCATTTTTTTGTCTCCCACCTTTTTATTACATTGCCGGTCAACAAATAAAAAAATATGGATATCCCATATTCTCCAAACTTGCATATCGACAAACTGGCTGCGGTGTTCAACGACAGCCTGGATAACATCCGGCAAAAGCCCAGGGAACAATTCAGGAAAACCCTGGCAGGATTTTCCCCGACGCTTCGGGGTCCCCCCGGACGCCCGAAAGTCTAGGTTCGTAGTAGAATTCAAGTGTTGGAGAAACCGGAAAAGGTGAAAGGCCGCGGCTAAGTGCCCCGCTTTTGGCGGGGTTAAAGCGACCGTCAGGAGCCGGTCAAGTCCCGCGGCAGCGGGACCTTTATCCCGCCTGAATCGGGAGTAAACAGCCCCGCCGCCGGCGGGGTAAACTNNNNNNNNNNNNNNNNNNNNNNNNNNNNNNNNNNNNNNNNNNNNNNNNNNNNNNNNNNNNNNNNNNNNNNNNNNNNNNNNNNNNNNNNNNNNNNNNNNNNNNNNNNNNNNNNNNNNNNNNNNNNNNNNNNNNNNNNNNNNNNNNNNNNNNNNNNNNNNNNNNNNNNNNNNNNNNNNNNNNNNNNNNNNNNNNNNNNNNNNNNNNNNNNNNNNNNNNNNNNNNNNNNNNNNNNNNNNNNNNNNNNNNNNNNNNNNNNNNNNNNNNNNNNNNNNNNNNNNNNNNNNNNNNNNNNNNNNNNNNNNNNNNNNNNNNNNNNNNNNNNNNNNNNNNNNNNNNNNNNNNNNNNNNNNNNNNNNNNNNNNNNNNNNNNNNNNNNNNNNNNNNNNNNNNNNNNNNNNNNNNNNNNNNNNNNNNNNNNNNNNNNNNNNNNNNNNNNNNNNNNNNNNNNNNNNNNNNNNNNNNNNNNNNNNNNNNNNNNNNNNNNNNNNNNNNNNNNNNNNNNNNNNNNNNNNNNNNNNNNNNNNNNNNNNNNNNNNNNNNNNNNNNNNNNNNNNNNNNNNNNNNNNNNNNNNNNNNNNNNNNNNNNNNNNNNNNNNNNNNNNNNNNNNNNNNNNNNNNNNNNNNNNNNNNNNNNNNNNNNNNNNNNNNNNNNNNNNNNNNNNNNNNNNNNNNNNNNNNNNNNNNNNNNNNNNNNNNNNNNNNNNNNNNNNNNNNNNNNNNNNCCTACAGCCTGTTACATAAAAAGCTGAACCCACAGAAACCCTTATCATTGTTAAGCCACGATATTTTTTACTGGAAGGTTCCGGCAAAAGCACGGGGTCAGTGGCAATGGCAAACCCACGGGAAAGCTTTTACCATGGCCGTTGATCAGAGCTTTAATAAAATTCATACGGAAATACAGGCCGGAAATACTGCTTTAATCATCAAAAGCAAAAGGCTGAGGGGTGAACGCATAACCATCCGTGCGGTAAACCCGGATACAAAAACCCGGTATTTATTGAATGGCCGCATCGAAAAGGATACCATAAAAGGGAAAATACAAATTCGCAGCGATGAGGGTCAAGAGATAGAGAACTGGACAGCCAGGCGGAATTAAAATCTTCCGGGGATGATCCATCCGGCAGGACTCACCCCGGAAGTGATTAAAATTGCAGGCCCCGGCAACAGCCTAGGTCTGCCGGGCAGCAATTTTCACTGATAGAAGCCTTCGTCTTTCAGTGCATCATGTATGGCCCCGCAGAAAGCGGACAGGTCCTTGGGAACTCTGGAACTGATGTAATTCCCGTCAACCGAAATTTCTTCATCCACGTAGGTGCCATCTGCCTCTTCGATCTCTTCCTCAATACTACCTACACCGCTGCTCGTCCTGCCTTCAAGCACATCTGCAGTCACAAGCACTTGGGGTCCATGGCATATGGCTGCCGTCGGCTTTCCGGAATTGAAGAAATCCCTTGCAAAAGCAACCACATCGTCATCTTCCCTTAGCTTTTCAGGGGCATGTCCTCCCGGGAAAATTAAGGCATCAAAATCATCAACCGCAACCTCATCAACGGTCTTCTCAATCTTTATTGTAAAATCACTGTTATAAGCACCTACTGTTCCGGTTTCCATCCCTATAACAGTAATCTTTGCACCCCGGTTGGTAAAGTAGCCAATGGGCATGTAAGCTTCGGCATCCTGAAATCCTTCACCTGTCAAAACGGCAATTTCAGGAAGATTTTTCTCCTCTTCTGCTTTTTCTTCAGTGGT harbors:
- a CDS encoding type 1 glutamine amidotransferase, translated to MNAKRLFFPLILLGIFFMFPSCGPQETTEEKAEEEKNLPEIAVLTGEGFQDAEAYMPIGYFTNRGAKITVIGMETGTVGAYNSDFTIKIEKTVDEVAVDDFDALIFPGGHAPEKLREDDDVVAFARDFFNSGKPTAAICHGPQVLVTADVLEGRTSSGVGSIEEEIEEADGTYVDEEISVDGNYISSRVPKDLSAFCGAIHDALKDEGFYQ